In the Nitrospirales bacterium LBB_01 genome, one interval contains:
- the tsaD gene encoding tRNA (adenosine(37)-N6)-threonylcarbamoyltransferase complex transferase subunit TsaD, with product MQLDTDSLILAIDTSCDDTSAAVIRNGRSVLSSIVYGQGEIHSLYGGVVPEAASRRHTEMIWPTVQLAMEKSNTEFSQLSAIAVCSGPGLIGCLIVGTSFAKALAYASNLPLIGVNHLEGHVCSVFLTHESVFPHISLVISGGHTSLYLVQSMGAYEEIGRTRDDAAGEAYDKVAKMLGLGYPGGPIIDNLAKTGDPKAVNFPRALIKGTLDFSFSGLKTSVRNYLLHNQNISTEDVCASFQAAVTDTIITKLLWAAETHGINTLSVSGGVAANEGLRQRLQTLKNMRVLLPPKEHCTDNAAMIGLVGDYYFKQGAVSDLTLNPKACLSITANCG from the coding sequence ATGCAGTTAGATACTGACTCTCTGATTCTTGCCATAGACACATCTTGTGACGACACCTCGGCAGCTGTAATAAGAAACGGCAGGAGTGTGTTGTCAAGCATTGTGTATGGTCAGGGAGAGATTCACAGCCTCTACGGCGGAGTGGTACCGGAGGCGGCCTCAAGACGGCACACGGAGATGATTTGGCCAACTGTACAATTAGCCATGGAAAAATCCAACACTGAGTTTAGTCAATTATCGGCAATTGCGGTTTGTAGCGGCCCGGGACTTATTGGCTGCCTTATAGTTGGAACATCGTTTGCGAAAGCTCTTGCTTACGCATCCAATCTGCCCCTTATCGGGGTAAATCACCTTGAGGGACACGTCTGTTCTGTCTTTTTGACCCATGAGTCTGTTTTCCCGCACATATCGCTTGTCATATCAGGTGGACACACCAGCCTTTACTTAGTGCAGTCTATGGGCGCTTATGAGGAGATTGGCCGCACACGGGATGATGCCGCAGGGGAGGCTTATGACAAGGTGGCAAAAATGCTTGGACTAGGCTATCCCGGAGGCCCTATTATTGATAATTTAGCAAAAACCGGAGACCCAAAAGCAGTTAATTTCCCAAGAGCGCTGATTAAAGGTACGCTTGATTTCAGTTTTAGCGGCCTTAAAACCTCAGTAAGAAACTATCTGCTGCACAATCAGAACATATCAACTGAGGACGTCTGTGCATCGTTTCAAGCTGCCGTGACAGATACGATTATTACAAAGTTACTGTGGGCAGCTGAAACACATGGAATTAACACGCTTTCCGTCTCAGGCGGTGTAGCTGCAAACGAGGGGCTGCGTCAGCGGCTGCAGACACTTAAAAACATGCGGGTACTTTTGCCTCCCAAAGAACACTGCACAGACAACGCTGCTATGATTGGTCTTGTAGGAGATTACTATTTCAAACAGGGAGCAGTCTCAGACTTAACCCTAAATCCTAAAGCGTGTTTATCAATAACCGCAAACTGCGGTTAG
- the dksA gene encoding RNA polymerase-binding protein DksA, with the protein MEILLVETLNSRGGRKLSKDEQRKRSKRLEEILKIRAKLVNMRSQLMSEAEAAMNNVPDTLTFPDLGDQASAEIDRNFSLRLRERERKLLKKIDKSLEDIEGGKYGFCETCGQEIGIRRLEARPVTSLCIDCKVEQEEEEKMRED; encoded by the coding sequence ATGGAGATACTGTTAGTGGAAACTCTTAATAGCCGTGGTGGCAGGAAACTGAGCAAAGATGAGCAAAGAAAGAGGTCTAAAAGGCTTGAGGAAATCCTTAAGATAAGGGCAAAGCTCGTAAATATGAGGTCACAGTTGATGAGTGAGGCAGAGGCAGCTATGAATAACGTGCCTGATACATTAACTTTTCCAGACCTTGGGGATCAGGCAAGTGCTGAGATAGACAGGAATTTTTCACTCAGGCTCAGGGAGCGGGAGCGGAAGCTCTTAAAAAAAATAGACAAGTCCCTTGAGGATATAGAAGGCGGTAAGTACGGATTCTGCGAAACCTGCGGTCAGGAAATCGGTATAAGGAGGCTTGAGGCAAGACCGGTTACAAGTCTTTGCATTGATTGTAAGGTTGAGCAAGAGGAAGAGGAGAAGATGAGGGAGGATTAG
- the ruvA gene encoding Holliday junction branch migration protein RuvA, with protein MIGSLRGKLISKKPVGIVIEANGVGYELSVPISVLSSIPEVGSEVFMYIYTHVREDALQLYGFISEEEKGFFVKIIGISGIGPKIALAILSTITVERFRKAIESEDTKTLSMVPGVGKKMAGRLILELKDKLPSQTGAQPDDDYTDTISALVNLGYKRSDCINAIEHISKRGVKDIESVLRESLKYLSKSS; from the coding sequence ATGATTGGTTCTTTAAGAGGAAAGTTAATATCTAAAAAACCGGTTGGTATTGTTATTGAGGCAAACGGAGTGGGCTATGAACTCTCCGTGCCAATAAGTGTGCTGTCATCCATTCCGGAGGTTGGCAGCGAGGTTTTTATGTACATTTATACCCACGTGCGTGAGGATGCTCTACAGCTCTACGGTTTTATAAGCGAAGAGGAAAAGGGGTTTTTTGTTAAAATCATAGGTATCTCTGGTATTGGGCCCAAAATAGCGCTTGCCATACTTTCAACAATAACTGTGGAACGATTCAGGAAAGCGATTGAGTCTGAGGACACAAAGACACTGTCTATGGTGCCGGGGGTGGGAAAGAAAATGGCAGGACGTCTTATACTTGAACTTAAAGATAAACTGCCCTCACAAACCGGAGCACAACCGGATGACGACTACACAGACACTATTTCTGCGCTTGTTAATCTGGGCTATAAGCGCTCTGACTGCATAAATGCAATTGAACACATCAGTAAGCGGGGAGTTAAGGATATTGAATCGGTGTTGAGAGAATCCCTTAAATATTTGTCAAAGAGTAGCTGA
- the ruvB gene encoding Holliday junction branch migration DNA helicase RuvB, whose amino-acid sequence MPERTIEPVALDDDTLFDRALRPKRFSEFVGQERIKENLAVFIEATKLRSEALDHVLFCGPPGLGKTTFANIIANELKVGLKSTSGPVLERAGDLAAILTNLSDFDILFIDEIHRLPRAVEEILYPAMEDFKLDILIGQGPNARTLKLNLPRFTLIGATTRTGLLTSPLRDRFGVIDRLEFYNHEELVMIVKRSASILQVVLKDDAAFEIGRRSRGTPRVANRLLRRVRDFAQVKNNGVIDLNITKFALEALNIDGRGLDDMDRKLLSTIIEKFGGGPVGIETLSAAVNEDKDTIEDVYEPYLLQEGFIERTPRGRLAAQSAYEHLNKTPRSRLF is encoded by the coding sequence GTGCCTGAGCGAACTATAGAGCCTGTAGCGCTTGATGATGATACGCTATTTGACCGTGCGCTAAGGCCAAAAAGATTTTCAGAATTTGTTGGACAAGAGCGAATCAAGGAAAACTTAGCCGTATTCATAGAGGCAACGAAGCTGCGCTCGGAGGCTCTTGATCATGTGCTGTTTTGCGGCCCACCGGGGCTGGGCAAGACCACATTTGCAAACATCATAGCGAATGAACTAAAGGTCGGGTTAAAGTCAACATCGGGGCCTGTGCTTGAAAGAGCCGGAGACCTTGCTGCAATACTGACAAACCTTTCAGATTTTGACATCCTGTTTATTGATGAGATACATAGACTGCCAAGAGCAGTTGAGGAGATACTGTATCCAGCAATGGAGGATTTTAAGCTGGATATACTGATAGGTCAGGGGCCAAATGCCAGAACTCTGAAGTTAAACCTGCCGCGTTTTACCCTAATAGGGGCAACCACAAGGACAGGACTTTTGACCTCTCCGCTTAGGGACAGATTTGGAGTGATAGACAGACTGGAGTTCTATAATCATGAGGAGCTTGTCATGATAGTGAAACGCTCGGCCTCAATTCTTCAGGTAGTTCTAAAAGATGATGCCGCATTTGAAATAGGGCGTCGCTCAAGGGGGACTCCAAGAGTGGCAAATCGTCTGCTTCGGCGGGTGCGGGACTTTGCTCAGGTTAAAAACAATGGAGTGATTGATCTAAATATTACCAAGTTTGCCCTTGAAGCGTTAAACATAGACGGGCGTGGACTTGACGACATGGATAGAAAGCTCTTAAGCACGATAATTGAAAAGTTTGGAGGAGGTCCAGTAGGAATTGAGACTCTTTCTGCCGCTGTAAATGAGGATAAGGACACGATTGAGGACGTCTATGAACCGTATCTTTTACAGGAGGGTTTTATAGAGAGAACGCCGCGGGGCAGACTAGCAGCACAAAGCGCATACGAGCATCTGAATAAGACCCCTAGGAGCAGACTGTTTTGA